One genomic segment of Canis lupus baileyi chromosome 9, mCanLup2.hap1, whole genome shotgun sequence includes these proteins:
- the CDCA4 gene encoding cell division cycle-associated protein 4 isoform X1: MHGLLDPLHPPHLYVLFHKYAYHAQQFEGTMFARGLKRKSAEDGEDVEGGLAGTQATPSYSLQRQSLLDMSLVKLQLCHMLVEPNLCRSVLIANTVRQIQEEMTQDGTWRVLAPQAAGRAPLDRLVSTEILCRSVREQEGERPAADVGDGRTPGLVPGLSAVPSAQALRSPQSSLWEVDSSRENRGGFQKSLDQIFETLESKTPGSVEELFSDVDSSYYDLDAVLTGMVGSTQSGHGSGLQAFTAAATPPPGSSCRSDLGELDHAVEILVET; encoded by the exons ATGCACGGCCTCCTGGACCCGCTACACCCACCACATCTCTATGTCCTGTTCCACAAATATGCGTACCACGCACAACAGTTTGAG GGCACGATGTTTGCACGAGGGTTAAAGAGAAAAAGCGCCGAGGACGGGGAGGACGTGGAAGGAGGCCTGGCGGGCACCCAGGCCACGCCTTCCTACAGCCTGCAGCGCCAGTCGCTCCTGGACATGTCCCTGGTCAAACTCCAGTTGTGCCACATGCTGGTCGAGCCCAACCTCTGTCGCTCGGTCCTCATAGCCAACACGGTCCGGCAGATCCAAGAAGAGATGACCCAGGACGGGACCTGGCGGGTGCTGGCACCCCAGGCGGCAGGGCGGGCGCCGCTGGACCGCCTCGTGTCCACTGAGATCCTGTGTCGCTCGGTgcgggagcaggagggggagcgCCCTGCCGCTGACGTGGGAGATGGCCGCACGCCAGGCCTGGTCCCGGGACTTTCTGCGGTCCCATCTGCACAGGCCCTGCGGAGCCCGCAGAGCAGCCTCTGGGAAGTGGACAGCTCTCGAGAGAACAGAGGAGGCTTTCAGAAGTCACTAGATCAGATCTTTGAAACGCTGGAGAGTAAGACCCCTGGCTCTGTGGAGGAGCTGTTTTCAGACGTGGACAGCTCCTACTACGACCTGGACGCGGTGCTCACGGGGATGGTGGGCAGCACCCAGTCGGGCCACGGCAGTGGGCTCCAGGCCTTCACCGCTGCGGCCACCCCGCCTCCCGGCTCCAGCTGCAGGTCGGATCTGGGCGAGCTGGACCACGCGGTGGAGATCCTGGTGGAGACCTGA
- the CDCA4 gene encoding cell division cycle-associated protein 4 isoform X4, protein MFARGLKRKSAEDGEDVEGGLAGTQATPSYSLQRQSLLDMSLVKLQLCHMLVEPNLCRSVLIANTVRQIQEEMTQDGTWRVLAPQAAGRAPLDRLVSTEILCRSVREQEGERPAADVGDGRTPGLVPGLSAVPSAQALRSPQSSLWEVDSSRENRGGFQKSLDQIFETLESKTPGSVEELFSDVDSSYYDLDAVLTGMVGSTQSGHGSGLQAFTAAATPPPGSSCRSDLGELDHAVEILVET, encoded by the coding sequence ATGTTTGCACGAGGGTTAAAGAGAAAAAGCGCCGAGGACGGGGAGGACGTGGAAGGAGGCCTGGCGGGCACCCAGGCCACGCCTTCCTACAGCCTGCAGCGCCAGTCGCTCCTGGACATGTCCCTGGTCAAACTCCAGTTGTGCCACATGCTGGTCGAGCCCAACCTCTGTCGCTCGGTCCTCATAGCCAACACGGTCCGGCAGATCCAAGAAGAGATGACCCAGGACGGGACCTGGCGGGTGCTGGCACCCCAGGCGGCAGGGCGGGCGCCGCTGGACCGCCTCGTGTCCACTGAGATCCTGTGTCGCTCGGTgcgggagcaggagggggagcgCCCTGCCGCTGACGTGGGAGATGGCCGCACGCCAGGCCTGGTCCCGGGACTTTCTGCGGTCCCATCTGCACAGGCCCTGCGGAGCCCGCAGAGCAGCCTCTGGGAAGTGGACAGCTCTCGAGAGAACAGAGGAGGCTTTCAGAAGTCACTAGATCAGATCTTTGAAACGCTGGAGAGTAAGACCCCTGGCTCTGTGGAGGAGCTGTTTTCAGACGTGGACAGCTCCTACTACGACCTGGACGCGGTGCTCACGGGGATGGTGGGCAGCACCCAGTCGGGCCACGGCAGTGGGCTCCAGGCCTTCACCGCTGCGGCCACCCCGCCTCCCGGCTCCAGCTGCAGGTCGGATCTGGGCGAGCTGGACCACGCGGTGGAGATCCTGGTGGAGACCTGA
- the CDCA4 gene encoding cell division cycle-associated protein 4 isoform X5: MRQGTMFARGLKRKSAEDGEDVEGGLAGTQATPSYSLQRQSLLDMSLVKLQLCHMLVEPNLCRSVLIANTVRQIQEEMTQDGTWRVLAPQAAGRAPLDRLVSTEILCRSVREQEGERPAADVGDGRTPGLVPGLSAVPSAQALRSPQSSLWEVDSSRENRGGFQKSLDQIFETLESKTPGSVEELFSDVDSSYYDLDAVLTGMVGSTQSGHGSGLQAFTAAATPPPGSSCRSDLGELDHAVEILVET; encoded by the coding sequence GGCACGATGTTTGCACGAGGGTTAAAGAGAAAAAGCGCCGAGGACGGGGAGGACGTGGAAGGAGGCCTGGCGGGCACCCAGGCCACGCCTTCCTACAGCCTGCAGCGCCAGTCGCTCCTGGACATGTCCCTGGTCAAACTCCAGTTGTGCCACATGCTGGTCGAGCCCAACCTCTGTCGCTCGGTCCTCATAGCCAACACGGTCCGGCAGATCCAAGAAGAGATGACCCAGGACGGGACCTGGCGGGTGCTGGCACCCCAGGCGGCAGGGCGGGCGCCGCTGGACCGCCTCGTGTCCACTGAGATCCTGTGTCGCTCGGTgcgggagcaggagggggagcgCCCTGCCGCTGACGTGGGAGATGGCCGCACGCCAGGCCTGGTCCCGGGACTTTCTGCGGTCCCATCTGCACAGGCCCTGCGGAGCCCGCAGAGCAGCCTCTGGGAAGTGGACAGCTCTCGAGAGAACAGAGGAGGCTTTCAGAAGTCACTAGATCAGATCTTTGAAACGCTGGAGAGTAAGACCCCTGGCTCTGTGGAGGAGCTGTTTTCAGACGTGGACAGCTCCTACTACGACCTGGACGCGGTGCTCACGGGGATGGTGGGCAGCACCCAGTCGGGCCACGGCAGTGGGCTCCAGGCCTTCACCGCTGCGGCCACCCCGCCTCCCGGCTCCAGCTGCAGGTCGGATCTGGGCGAGCTGGACCACGCGGTGGAGATCCTGGTGGAGACCTGA
- the CDCA4 gene encoding cell division cycle-associated protein 4 isoform X2 — MEGTMFARGLKRKSAEDGEDVEGGLAGTQATPSYSLQRQSLLDMSLVKLQLCHMLVEPNLCRSVLIANTVRQIQEEMTQDGTWRVLAPQAAGRAPLDRLVSTEILCRSVREQEGERPAADVGDGRTPGLVPGLSAVPSAQALRSPQSSLWEVDSSRENRGGFQKSLDQIFETLESKTPGSVEELFSDVDSSYYDLDAVLTGMVGSTQSGHGSGLQAFTAAATPPPGSSCRSDLGELDHAVEILVET; from the coding sequence GGCACGATGTTTGCACGAGGGTTAAAGAGAAAAAGCGCCGAGGACGGGGAGGACGTGGAAGGAGGCCTGGCGGGCACCCAGGCCACGCCTTCCTACAGCCTGCAGCGCCAGTCGCTCCTGGACATGTCCCTGGTCAAACTCCAGTTGTGCCACATGCTGGTCGAGCCCAACCTCTGTCGCTCGGTCCTCATAGCCAACACGGTCCGGCAGATCCAAGAAGAGATGACCCAGGACGGGACCTGGCGGGTGCTGGCACCCCAGGCGGCAGGGCGGGCGCCGCTGGACCGCCTCGTGTCCACTGAGATCCTGTGTCGCTCGGTgcgggagcaggagggggagcgCCCTGCCGCTGACGTGGGAGATGGCCGCACGCCAGGCCTGGTCCCGGGACTTTCTGCGGTCCCATCTGCACAGGCCCTGCGGAGCCCGCAGAGCAGCCTCTGGGAAGTGGACAGCTCTCGAGAGAACAGAGGAGGCTTTCAGAAGTCACTAGATCAGATCTTTGAAACGCTGGAGAGTAAGACCCCTGGCTCTGTGGAGGAGCTGTTTTCAGACGTGGACAGCTCCTACTACGACCTGGACGCGGTGCTCACGGGGATGGTGGGCAGCACCCAGTCGGGCCACGGCAGTGGGCTCCAGGCCTTCACCGCTGCGGCCACCCCGCCTCCCGGCTCCAGCTGCAGGTCGGATCTGGGCGAGCTGGACCACGCGGTGGAGATCCTGGTGGAGACCTGA
- the CDCA4 gene encoding cell division cycle-associated protein 4 isoform X3 encodes MGTMFARGLKRKSAEDGEDVEGGLAGTQATPSYSLQRQSLLDMSLVKLQLCHMLVEPNLCRSVLIANTVRQIQEEMTQDGTWRVLAPQAAGRAPLDRLVSTEILCRSVREQEGERPAADVGDGRTPGLVPGLSAVPSAQALRSPQSSLWEVDSSRENRGGFQKSLDQIFETLESKTPGSVEELFSDVDSSYYDLDAVLTGMVGSTQSGHGSGLQAFTAAATPPPGSSCRSDLGELDHAVEILVET; translated from the coding sequence GGCACGATGTTTGCACGAGGGTTAAAGAGAAAAAGCGCCGAGGACGGGGAGGACGTGGAAGGAGGCCTGGCGGGCACCCAGGCCACGCCTTCCTACAGCCTGCAGCGCCAGTCGCTCCTGGACATGTCCCTGGTCAAACTCCAGTTGTGCCACATGCTGGTCGAGCCCAACCTCTGTCGCTCGGTCCTCATAGCCAACACGGTCCGGCAGATCCAAGAAGAGATGACCCAGGACGGGACCTGGCGGGTGCTGGCACCCCAGGCGGCAGGGCGGGCGCCGCTGGACCGCCTCGTGTCCACTGAGATCCTGTGTCGCTCGGTgcgggagcaggagggggagcgCCCTGCCGCTGACGTGGGAGATGGCCGCACGCCAGGCCTGGTCCCGGGACTTTCTGCGGTCCCATCTGCACAGGCCCTGCGGAGCCCGCAGAGCAGCCTCTGGGAAGTGGACAGCTCTCGAGAGAACAGAGGAGGCTTTCAGAAGTCACTAGATCAGATCTTTGAAACGCTGGAGAGTAAGACCCCTGGCTCTGTGGAGGAGCTGTTTTCAGACGTGGACAGCTCCTACTACGACCTGGACGCGGTGCTCACGGGGATGGTGGGCAGCACCCAGTCGGGCCACGGCAGTGGGCTCCAGGCCTTCACCGCTGCGGCCACCCCGCCTCCCGGCTCCAGCTGCAGGTCGGATCTGGGCGAGCTGGACCACGCGGTGGAGATCCTGGTGGAGACCTGA